The DNA window AAATCAAACTGTCTTTTGTAGTTTCTACAGTTTGTATTTGAGCATCTTTTTCAGATTCTAAATTTGTTTTTTTGTCGTTTTTGCAATTAAAAATTAAAACGCAGAAAACTAAAACGTATAGATATTTCATATTTAGATTTTATCCTGCAAGGTTTTTAAAACCTTATAGGTTTGATTAGAATATTAACTAAATTTGTTCAAAATTAAGACTTCATAAGATGAAAAACTTATTATTTATACTTTTTTTGATGCTGTTTGTAGCATGTAAAACCAATTCTGAAGAAAAACAGACTCCAGTAACCATCAAAGAAGATGTTACTTTTTTAGCTGATGATAAGTTAGAAGGCAGGCAAACTGGAACTGATGGAGAGAAAGCAGCAGCAGCATATATTGCATCACGCTTTCAAAGTTTAGGATTAGAGGCTAAAGGCACTAAAGATTATTTTCAAACATTTTCTTTTAAACCTAAAACAGATCCACATCAAGAGGTTAATTATACGGTTAAAGATGGAGATAGCACAATCACAGGAACTAATGTTATCGCATTTCTTAATAATAAAGCCGAAAACACCATCATTATAGGAGCACATTACGACCATTTAGGTTATGGAGCAGAAGGATCATTGTTTAGAGGTGAATCTCAAGAAATTCATAATGGAGCAGATGATAATGCAAGTGGAGTCGCTGTGCTTTTAAATTTAGCCATGACTCTTAAAGAAAAGAATACAGGTAACAACTATTTATTCATGGCGTTTTCGGGAGAGGAAATGGGATTGTTAGGTTCTAATTACTTTACGAAAAATCCAACAATCGATTTATCAAAAGCGAATTATATGATAAATATGGACATGGTTGGACGTTTGAAACAAGACAGTACTTTGGCTGTTTATGGTGTTGGGACTTCGCCTATTTTAAAACACGTTGTAAAAGCAAATAACTCAAAGTTTAACATTATTGAAAAAGAATCTGGAGTTGGTCCAAGCGATCACACATCGTTTTATAATAGCGACATTCCTGTATTGCATTTTTTTACTGGTCAACATGAAGATTATCACAAACCTGGAGACGATACTGAAAAGTTGAATTATGAAGGCATGAATACCATTGCGACATATATTTTTGACATCATTTCTGATCTTGATGATAATGGAAAGTTGCCGTTTAGAAAAACTAAAAATGAAAGCGAAGAAGTACCACGATTTAAAGTTGGCTTAGGTGTGATACCAGATTATTTATACGATGGAGGAGGATTGCGAATCGATGGTATAAGCGAAGACAAACCAGCTCAAAAAGCAGGACTTCAAAAAGGAGATATTGTTGTGAAATTAGGTGATAGTTTGGTGACAGACATGATGAGTTACATGAGAGCATTATCTACTTTTGATACTGGAGACAAAACGAAAGTAAAAGTTAAACGAGGTGAT is part of the Psychroserpens ponticola genome and encodes:
- a CDS encoding M28 family peptidase yields the protein MKNLLFILFLMLFVACKTNSEEKQTPVTIKEDVTFLADDKLEGRQTGTDGEKAAAAYIASRFQSLGLEAKGTKDYFQTFSFKPKTDPHQEVNYTVKDGDSTITGTNVIAFLNNKAENTIIIGAHYDHLGYGAEGSLFRGESQEIHNGADDNASGVAVLLNLAMTLKEKNTGNNYLFMAFSGEEMGLLGSNYFTKNPTIDLSKANYMINMDMVGRLKQDSTLAVYGVGTSPILKHVVKANNSKFNIIEKESGVGPSDHTSFYNSDIPVLHFFTGQHEDYHKPGDDTEKLNYEGMNTIATYIFDIISDLDDNGKLPFRKTKNESEEVPRFKVGLGVIPDYLYDGGGLRIDGISEDKPAQKAGLQKGDIVVKLGDSLVTDMMSYMRALSTFDTGDKTKVKVKRGDDEVEADIEF